One part of the Tunicatimonas pelagia genome encodes these proteins:
- a CDS encoding OPT family oligopeptide transporter, with the protein MIEEKPIIDQQEESEQPYIGAKTKLPELTLKAILLGAALSVILSAANAYFGLFAGLTVSASIPAAVISMAILKLFRNSNILENNMVQTAASAGESLAAGVIFTIPALIIMGYWEEFNYWETTLIAMTGGILGILFTIPLRNALIVKEKLKFPEGVATAEVLKTGASGGESVKYLIWGGLIGGLFKLSDSALNLWSGLFEKAALLGQRFYLYFGLNLSPALVAVGYIVGLNIAFLVFLGGAISWYIAIPIYMATVGVPEGAGSVESMGISVWSSQIRYLGVGAMVVGGLWALLSLRKSLVTAFKSGVEAFRGSGQRLEKIRTELDTPMSWVLIGIGVLIVPVFVLYLREIEQVAVTGLMAVIMVIAGFLFSAVAGYMAGLVGSSNNPISGVTIATILATALLLAALMGTDDPGRGAAATILVGAVVCCAAAIAGDNMQDLKAGHVLGATPYKQQVMQVVGVAAGALAIAPVLNNLLIAYGIGTPTADQPNALAAPQATLMQSVADGIFRGGLPWTMVAIGAVIAVVIIAIDVYLKNRNSDFRMPVLAVAVGLYLPLELDTSIFVGGLIAWAVERYMRKQSSSSSSQFAEAKSKAAKAGLLLASGLITGEALMGILIAILIVAIGPGQFQIFEEAPAGSLPGLTLLIIIVFGIYRTVKSVFDKADK; encoded by the coding sequence ATGATTGAGGAAAAGCCTATTATCGACCAACAGGAGGAATCTGAGCAGCCCTATATTGGTGCCAAAACCAAGTTACCGGAACTTACCCTGAAAGCTATTTTGCTGGGAGCAGCCCTATCAGTAATTCTTTCGGCGGCCAATGCTTACTTTGGTCTTTTTGCCGGACTAACGGTTTCGGCTTCTATTCCGGCTGCGGTTATTTCAATGGCAATTTTAAAGCTTTTCCGCAACTCCAATATTCTGGAAAATAATATGGTGCAGACGGCTGCTTCGGCGGGAGAGTCTTTAGCGGCTGGGGTAATCTTTACCATTCCGGCCCTCATCATCATGGGCTACTGGGAAGAATTCAACTACTGGGAAACTACACTTATTGCCATGACCGGGGGTATTTTAGGCATCTTGTTCACCATACCGCTCCGAAATGCGCTTATTGTGAAAGAGAAACTTAAGTTTCCTGAAGGGGTAGCCACAGCGGAAGTACTCAAAACCGGGGCGAGTGGTGGCGAATCGGTCAAGTACCTGATTTGGGGAGGATTAATCGGGGGCTTATTCAAGTTGAGCGACTCTGCTCTAAACCTGTGGAGCGGACTGTTCGAGAAGGCCGCATTACTTGGTCAGAGGTTTTATCTCTACTTTGGATTGAATCTATCGCCAGCACTAGTGGCTGTTGGTTATATTGTCGGGCTTAATATTGCATTCTTAGTATTTCTAGGAGGAGCCATCAGTTGGTACATTGCTATACCCATTTACATGGCAACTGTCGGCGTGCCCGAAGGAGCGGGTAGTGTTGAGTCAATGGGAATTAGCGTATGGAGCAGTCAAATCCGATATCTGGGGGTAGGGGCAATGGTAGTGGGAGGATTATGGGCTTTACTAAGCTTACGAAAATCTCTAGTGACGGCCTTTAAATCAGGGGTAGAGGCATTCCGGGGTAGTGGTCAGCGTCTGGAAAAAATTCGTACTGAACTGGATACTCCCATGTCGTGGGTACTGATTGGCATTGGAGTATTGATTGTTCCGGTCTTTGTGCTTTATTTACGAGAGATTGAGCAGGTTGCTGTTACCGGATTGATGGCAGTAATTATGGTTATTGCCGGTTTTCTATTCTCTGCTGTGGCAGGTTACATGGCGGGGCTAGTAGGCAGTTCTAATAATCCGATTTCGGGAGTGACCATCGCTACCATTCTGGCCACAGCTCTTCTGTTAGCTGCGCTGATGGGTACTGACGATCCCGGTAGGGGAGCGGCTGCCACAATTCTAGTAGGGGCAGTCGTCTGCTGTGCGGCGGCCATTGCTGGGGATAATATGCAAGACTTGAAGGCTGGTCATGTGCTAGGGGCAACACCCTACAAGCAGCAGGTGATGCAGGTAGTTGGGGTCGCTGCCGGAGCCTTAGCAATTGCTCCGGTACTGAATAATCTATTAATTGCTTACGGTATCGGCACTCCAACGGCTGATCAGCCCAATGCATTAGCTGCCCCTCAGGCTACGCTGATGCAAAGCGTGGCCGACGGAATTTTCCGAGGGGGGCTGCCTTGGACGATGGTAGCCATTGGAGCAGTGATTGCTGTGGTCATTATTGCCATTGATGTTTATTTGAAAAACCGAAATTCCGATTTCAGGATGCCGGTATTGGCTGTAGCGGTAGGACTATACTTACCATTGGAGTTAGATACGTCCATCTTTGTGGGTGGATTAATTGCCTGGGCGGTAGAACGATACATGCGAAAGCAGAGTAGTTCATCTTCATCTCAATTTGCTGAAGCAAAAAGTAAAGCAGCTAAGGCGGGGTTACTGCTAGCTTCCGGCCTAATCACTGGCGAAGCTCTGATGGGGATATTAATTGCAATATTGATTGTGGCAATTGGTCCCGGGCAATTTCAGATCTTTGAAGAAGCCCCAGCTGGTAGCCTACCCGGTTTGACTTTGTTAATTATTATTGTTTTTGGTATTTATCGTACCGTAAAAAGCGTATTCGATAAAGCTGATAAATGA
- a CDS encoding tetratricopeptide repeat protein, with amino-acid sequence MKLFFYFVLCISLLTACGDSQSQEGDKLFNQGKYEAAIQQYEAYLEYNPEDLTSVYNQGRAYEELGQTDQALENYERALKIDPNHANSMMSIGKYHFRKKNYADASFYFSKASEIMQSNPQVFFLKGRTHHKLGETDEAMEAYDLAISKDRDYGEAYLYRGALKVYQGKKGAGCSDIRSAQSLKVPEAETALAEYCN; translated from the coding sequence ATGAAATTATTTTTTTATTTCGTTTTGTGCATTTCTCTTCTCACTGCTTGTGGTGATAGTCAATCTCAAGAAGGCGATAAATTATTTAATCAGGGAAAATACGAAGCAGCTATTCAGCAGTACGAGGCGTATCTAGAATATAACCCAGAAGACTTAACTTCAGTGTACAATCAAGGTAGAGCGTACGAGGAGTTGGGGCAAACTGACCAAGCACTAGAGAATTACGAAAGAGCTTTGAAGATTGATCCTAACCATGCTAATTCTATGATGAGTATTGGTAAGTATCACTTCCGCAAGAAAAATTACGCAGATGCTTCTTTCTACTTCTCCAAAGCTTCAGAAATTATGCAAAGTAACCCTCAGGTATTCTTCCTGAAGGGGCGCACGCACCACAAACTAGGCGAAACAGATGAAGCTATGGAAGCCTACGATTTGGCAATTAGTAAAGACCGCGACTACGGCGAAGCTTACCTTTACCGAGGCGCACTAAAAGTATACCAAGGTAAAAAAGGGGCTGGGTGCAGTGACATTCGATCGGCTCAATCGCTCAAGGTACCCGAAGCTGAAACAGCCCTTGCTGAATACTGTAATTAG
- the surE gene encoding 5'/3'-nucleotidase SurE, with protein sequence MGKPLILVSNDDGISSRGIHFLIDIMKELGEVVVVAPDSPQSGMGHAITIGEPLRLTETDLFDGVRSYKCSGTPADCVKLGKHFVLKDQPPDLVVSGVNHGSNTSISVLYSGTMSAAVEAAIEGFPAIGFSLCDFDADADFSHTAEYIRQIAQSALENNFPKGIALNVNFPHKQREPIQGVQICRQANAKWQEEFDQRHDPYGRRYFWMAGNFVNFDSEKDNDEWAIANNYVSVVPCQFDMTAHQAISAIKEWRLT encoded by the coding sequence ATGGGGAAACCACTCATTCTTGTCTCTAACGACGACGGAATTTCATCCCGAGGTATTCATTTTTTAATTGATATTATGAAAGAGCTGGGGGAAGTGGTTGTGGTGGCTCCGGATAGCCCTCAGTCGGGTATGGGGCACGCAATCACAATTGGTGAACCACTGCGCCTTACGGAGACTGATTTGTTTGACGGGGTTCGATCCTACAAATGCTCCGGCACTCCCGCCGACTGCGTAAAGCTGGGCAAACACTTTGTGCTTAAAGATCAACCACCGGATTTAGTGGTTAGCGGAGTCAACCACGGCAGCAATACTTCCATTAGTGTACTGTATTCCGGCACCATGTCGGCGGCAGTAGAAGCCGCTATTGAAGGATTTCCAGCTATTGGCTTTTCATTATGCGATTTTGATGCCGATGCTGATTTTTCTCATACGGCTGAATACATTCGACAAATTGCTCAATCGGCTCTGGAAAATAATTTCCCGAAGGGAATTGCCCTCAATGTTAATTTTCCTCATAAGCAAAGGGAGCCAATTCAGGGTGTACAAATTTGTCGGCAAGCCAATGCCAAGTGGCAGGAAGAGTTTGATCAGCGTCATGATCCCTACGGGCGGCGGTATTTTTGGATGGCCGGAAATTTTGTCAATTTTGATTCAGAAAAAGATAATGATGAATGGGCCATTGCTAATAACTACGTTTCGGTGGTGCCTTGCCAGTTTGACATGACGGCTCACCAAGCAATCTCTGCGATTAAGGAATGGCGACTGACCTAA
- the ribB gene encoding 3,4-dihydroxy-2-butanone-4-phosphate synthase — protein MLDSIPSAIDAIREGEIIVVVDDENRENEGDFVCAAEKITPQIVNFMSTHGRGLICVPLTEDRCEELELELMVGRNTSHYDTPFTISVDLIGHGCTTGISASDRSKTIQALVSDATHPDDLARPGHIFPLKAKNGGVLRRAGHTEAAIDLPRLAGLSPAGVLVEIMNEDGSMARVPDLRKVADHFGLKLVSIQDLIQYRLQHDSLIRREASVPLDSTYGHLQLYAYTQLSTNEVHLAFVKGTWESDEVVTVRVHSSNLFEDIFGTLMSNQFNVLKRSLEILDQQEKGVILYMNQGGIGSNILDRLKEFQKNRDGEERKSISALGLKMDKRDYGIGAQILRDLQVNKIKLITNHPVKRAGLQGYGLEIVDHIPLKS, from the coding sequence ATGCTAGATTCAATACCCAGTGCGATAGATGCTATTAGAGAAGGCGAAATTATCGTGGTCGTCGATGACGAAAACCGAGAAAATGAAGGTGACTTCGTTTGTGCTGCCGAAAAAATCACGCCTCAAATCGTTAATTTTATGTCTACCCACGGTCGGGGACTCATTTGTGTACCTCTCACCGAAGACCGGTGTGAAGAGCTGGAACTAGAGTTGATGGTTGGTCGCAATACTTCGCACTATGATACTCCGTTCACCATTTCAGTAGACTTGATTGGTCATGGCTGTACAACTGGAATTTCGGCTTCAGATCGCTCTAAAACCATCCAAGCTTTGGTGAGCGATGCTACCCATCCGGATGACCTAGCGCGTCCGGGTCATATCTTCCCCCTGAAAGCGAAGAATGGTGGCGTACTCCGGCGAGCCGGACATACTGAAGCGGCGATTGACCTTCCTCGATTGGCCGGACTTTCTCCTGCCGGAGTGCTGGTAGAAATTATGAATGAAGACGGTAGTATGGCTCGGGTGCCAGATCTACGGAAAGTGGCGGATCACTTTGGCTTGAAGTTAGTATCTATCCAGGATTTGATTCAGTACCGTTTACAGCACGATAGCCTGATTCGTCGGGAAGCATCAGTACCGCTCGATTCTACCTACGGTCACCTTCAGCTATACGCGTACACCCAACTATCAACCAATGAGGTTCATTTAGCATTTGTAAAAGGAACTTGGGAAAGTGATGAGGTAGTTACCGTACGAGTACACTCATCTAATTTGTTTGAAGATATTTTTGGTACGCTCATGAGTAATCAGTTCAATGTGCTGAAGCGTTCCCTGGAGATTTTAGATCAGCAAGAAAAAGGGGTGATACTGTATATGAACCAAGGAGGAATAGGAAGCAATATTTTAGATCGTCTAAAAGAATTCCAGAAAAACCGCGACGGTGAGGAACGAAAGTCTATTTCGGCGTTGGGGCTGAAAATGGATAAGCGGGACTATGGCATTGGTGCTCAGATTCTTCGCGACCTTCAGGTAAACAAAATAAAACTAATCACCAACCATCCAGTAAAGCGGGCGGGTCTTCAGGGGTATGGCCTGGAAATTGTCGATCATATTCCACTAAAGAGTTAG
- a CDS encoding TonB-dependent receptor plug domain-containing protein produces MKSKVLFFVGLLCIWQSAYSQDEEALFEMSLEDLMNVEIVSASKESESLFDAPVSSYSITREEIEKSGVTSIPEALRLCPGVIVRETTNGNYDIHLRGFDNPTRNSIDGTQVNQQTLLMVDNRPIFNYAYGAIIWGALPVDLIDVERIEIVRGPSAPLFGPNATTGVINIITRRPESTGWYARANAQYGDPTTAIGNVAVGKKFNEKTNVILSGNYQYRERDDNLYYVYGRSQYDSEVLVESVYLEGADLLPNAEVTYPRPELAIDKLGINAFINHQFNENISVDISLGMHESEVQKNFLNPRTSIGFSGNSSRYINIASQIYGLSAKISYTRGYDQFDYDDTPDIVLEYDAELVDVVVDYQWKIGDKLQLRPSLNYQSATYDDSNYRDKGLFGGFFNGEATVSGVAASLRADYNFTDNWRIIGSVRADKFSRPDDVYVSYQFATTYNLNDKFLFRAAYSKSNSSAFAINTSADIDVTFEVSQFPGIPIRRRYSGDTDLVLPSIRMAEIGFRAKISDRFRIDLDIFQQQLQDVNTFVLDDLVLTPTGLAERPFINTYGGLSLKTVPAEFMQRGVTFSANYVASTKFQFKPFITIQRTQAEDLPLDYNALPLNPTPTAENPLVNLNTIDNGIDTELLSTPRVYGGFFAHGSFTSRLQANLSGYYFDSHTLYMAQDDLDEAVQIDSKLLLNSKISYRVVDPLKVYINVRNLLGNDSREYYRTDRIGRMILIGASFSL; encoded by the coding sequence ATGAAAAGTAAAGTATTGTTCTTTGTCGGACTACTCTGTATCTGGCAATCAGCTTATTCCCAGGATGAAGAAGCACTGTTTGAAATGTCCCTAGAAGATTTGATGAACGTAGAAATTGTTTCTGCTTCCAAAGAATCAGAAAGTCTATTTGATGCTCCGGTTTCCAGTTATTCAATTACCCGGGAAGAAATTGAGAAATCCGGAGTTACTTCCATCCCCGAAGCGTTACGATTATGCCCTGGGGTCATTGTTCGAGAAACAACCAATGGCAACTACGATATTCATTTACGAGGATTTGATAATCCTACTCGTAACTCAATTGACGGCACGCAAGTAAATCAACAAACTCTGCTAATGGTAGATAATCGTCCAATATTTAATTACGCCTACGGAGCGATTATTTGGGGAGCTTTACCAGTAGATTTAATTGATGTGGAACGCATTGAGATAGTAAGAGGCCCGAGTGCTCCCCTCTTTGGCCCCAATGCTACAACGGGAGTAATTAATATTATTACCCGGCGACCTGAAAGTACTGGATGGTACGCCCGAGCCAATGCTCAATACGGTGATCCAACGACTGCTATCGGCAATGTTGCTGTTGGAAAAAAGTTCAATGAAAAAACCAATGTAATACTATCAGGAAACTATCAATACCGGGAACGGGACGATAATCTCTACTATGTCTACGGCAGAAGTCAATACGACTCAGAAGTTCTCGTTGAATCTGTCTACCTTGAGGGAGCAGATTTATTACCTAATGCCGAAGTCACCTATCCTCGCCCTGAACTGGCAATAGATAAACTAGGCATAAATGCTTTTATCAATCATCAATTTAATGAGAATATTAGCGTAGATATATCCCTGGGAATGCACGAATCGGAAGTACAAAAAAACTTTCTTAACCCCAGGACATCAATCGGATTTAGTGGTAACAGCAGTCGCTATATTAATATTGCTAGTCAGATATACGGGCTGAGTGCTAAAATATCGTATACTCGAGGTTATGATCAGTTCGACTATGATGATACACCCGATATAGTCTTAGAGTACGATGCTGAACTCGTAGATGTGGTCGTTGATTATCAATGGAAGATAGGAGATAAGCTACAACTTAGACCATCACTTAACTACCAAAGTGCTACTTACGACGACTCTAATTATCGGGATAAAGGACTATTTGGCGGTTTTTTTAACGGAGAGGCTACTGTGAGTGGAGTGGCTGCTTCCCTTCGGGCTGACTATAATTTCACCGATAATTGGCGAATCATTGGCTCCGTCCGAGCCGATAAGTTCTCCCGCCCCGATGACGTATACGTATCTTACCAGTTCGCTACCACTTATAATTTAAATGATAAATTCTTATTCCGAGCCGCATACTCCAAATCAAACAGTAGTGCTTTTGCCATTAATACTTCAGCTGATATAGACGTAACTTTCGAAGTTAGTCAATTTCCCGGTATTCCAATACGACGGCGCTATTCTGGTGATACTGATTTAGTCCTCCCTAGCATCAGAATGGCTGAAATCGGTTTCCGGGCTAAAATTTCGGATCGCTTTCGGATCGACCTTGATATTTTCCAGCAACAATTACAAGATGTTAACACATTTGTGCTCGACGATTTAGTGCTCACACCTACTGGTTTAGCGGAACGCCCCTTCATCAACACTTACGGTGGTTTGTCTCTGAAAACAGTACCTGCTGAATTTATGCAACGTGGAGTTACATTTTCGGCTAATTATGTGGCTAGCACGAAGTTTCAGTTCAAACCGTTTATCACGATTCAGCGAACTCAAGCCGAAGACTTGCCGCTGGACTATAATGCGCTACCGCTTAATCCCACCCCTACTGCTGAAAATCCACTGGTAAACTTAAATACTATTGATAATGGAATTGATACTGAGCTTTTGAGTACTCCTCGGGTATACGGAGGCTTTTTTGCCCATGGGTCGTTTACTTCTCGCTTGCAAGCGAATCTTAGCGGATATTACTTTGACTCACATACGTTGTACATGGCTCAGGATGATTTAGACGAAGCTGTACAAATTGACAGTAAGTTGTTACTAAATAGCAAAATTTCGTACCGAGTGGTTGACCCACTGAAGGTTTATATTAACGTTCGTAATCTACTGGGTAATGATAGCCGGGAATACTACCGAACCGATCGTATTGGCAGAATGATTCTTATCGGTGCCAGTTTTAGTTTATAA
- a CDS encoding 3-hydroxyacyl-CoA dehydrogenase family protein → MNTVAVVGAGAMGSGIAHVFALHKFTTVLVDIHQDQLDRAMQTITKNLDRQLAKELITEEEKSAALNHLSTTSSLSEGIASADLIIEAATENMHVKQEIFQTLDQASKPEAILATNTSSISITALAAETKRSAQVIGMHFMNPVPVMKLVEIINGYATDAEVTSIIQQTAEQLQKIPLVVNDYPGFVSNRILMPMINEAIYTLYEGVAGVNEIDQIMQLGMAHPMGPLRLADFIGLDVCLSIMGVLHQGFGNPKYAPCPLLVNMVAAQKLGIKSGEGFYDYQEGPKSQKVSRQFE, encoded by the coding sequence ATAAATACCGTAGCCGTGGTAGGTGCCGGAGCTATGGGCAGCGGAATTGCTCATGTGTTTGCTCTCCACAAATTTACCACTGTATTGGTCGATATCCATCAGGATCAGCTCGACCGAGCTATGCAAACCATTACTAAGAATTTAGATCGGCAACTAGCGAAAGAACTGATTACGGAAGAAGAAAAGTCGGCAGCACTGAATCATCTCTCTACCACTTCATCGCTATCGGAAGGGATCGCTTCGGCTGATTTGATTATCGAAGCAGCTACTGAAAATATGCACGTCAAGCAAGAAATTTTCCAAACGCTGGATCAGGCTAGCAAACCCGAGGCTATTTTAGCGACGAACACTTCATCTATTTCAATTACTGCCTTGGCCGCCGAAACCAAACGGTCTGCTCAGGTAATTGGGATGCATTTTATGAATCCGGTACCCGTGATGAAGTTAGTAGAAATTATCAATGGCTACGCTACCGATGCCGAGGTCACATCCATAATTCAGCAGACGGCAGAACAATTGCAGAAAATTCCGTTGGTAGTGAATGATTATCCGGGCTTTGTCTCCAACCGTATTCTGATGCCCATGATTAACGAAGCCATCTACACGCTCTACGAGGGAGTAGCGGGAGTAAATGAAATCGATCAAATCATGCAACTGGGAATGGCCCATCCAATGGGTCCGCTTCGCTTAGCAGATTTTATTGGCTTAGATGTTTGTTTATCGATCATGGGAGTGCTTCACCAAGGTTTTGGTAATCCAAAATACGCACCTTGTCCATTGCTAGTAAATATGGTAGCCGCGCAGAAATTGGGTATAAAATCGGGTGAAGGGTTTTACGATTATCAGGAAGGCCCGAAGTCTCAAAAAGTATCTCGCCAATTTGAATGA
- a CDS encoding fructosamine kinase family protein yields the protein MNQSLQHVVEQQLANRLSKKVKIHNLTSVSGGCINHGVRVDTNTGSYFLKYNSNVPRDLFIREAENLEVLRKASTELTVPRVILAMEVLQDQPGIIVLELLEENRVNQYHQDERLGVGLAQLHRVTHSQFGFLHNNYCGKTLQDNSWNENWVEFYGQQRIWHLVKLIEQHRSIHIFEQNIYSNLIEVLSERISHQPVASLTHGDLWSGNYLYTSSGPALIDPATHYTDRECDLALMQMFGGFSPRVWDTYQEAFPLPHDWQERIGLYQLYHYLNHYLLFGGSYGQQALSIAKKYL from the coding sequence ATGAATCAGAGCTTACAACACGTGGTAGAGCAGCAACTAGCGAATAGACTCTCTAAAAAAGTAAAGATTCATAATCTTACCTCAGTATCAGGAGGCTGTATCAATCATGGGGTAAGAGTAGATACTAATACAGGTTCATATTTTCTAAAGTATAACAGCAACGTACCCCGTGACCTGTTTATACGGGAGGCAGAAAATCTAGAAGTGTTACGAAAAGCCAGTACAGAACTCACTGTCCCTCGCGTGATTCTCGCTATGGAGGTATTGCAGGATCAACCAGGGATAATTGTGCTGGAGCTTCTAGAAGAAAATCGGGTAAACCAGTATCATCAGGATGAAAGGCTGGGGGTGGGGTTGGCACAGTTACACCGAGTAACTCATTCACAGTTCGGCTTTCTACATAATAACTATTGCGGCAAAACGCTACAAGACAATTCCTGGAATGAAAACTGGGTTGAGTTTTATGGGCAGCAACGAATTTGGCACTTGGTGAAGCTTATTGAGCAACACCGTAGTATTCATATCTTTGAGCAGAATATTTACTCCAATTTAATAGAGGTTCTTTCGGAGCGGATTAGTCACCAACCAGTTGCCTCGCTCACTCACGGCGATTTATGGTCGGGGAATTATTTGTACACTTCTAGTGGCCCAGCCTTAATTGACCCAGCTACTCACTACACTGACCGGGAGTGTGATTTAGCACTTATGCAAATGTTTGGCGGGTTTTCGCCAAGGGTGTGGGATACTTATCAAGAAGCATTTCCATTGCCACATGATTGGCAGGAGAGAATAGGCTTATATCAGCTATACCACTATCTCAACCATTATTTGTTATTTGGTGGTTCTTACGGTCAGCAAGCCTTAAGTATAGCGAAAAAATATTTATGA
- a CDS encoding 2,3,4,5-tetrahydropyridine-2,6-dicarboxylate N-succinyltransferase, whose product MELQQMIEAAWEDRSLLQDKDVKIAIKSTIDDLDRGKKRVAEPQGGKWVVHDWIKKAVILYFPLQKMKTLEVGPFEFHDKMKLKTGYEKLGVRVVPHAIARYGAHLAKGVVMMPSYVNIGAYVDSGTMVDTWATVGSCAQIGKDVHLSGGVGVGGVLEPIQAAPVIIEDHAFIGSRCIVVEGVRIGKEAVLGANVTLTASSKIIDVTQDAAVTYQGEVPPRSVVIPGSYTKEFAAGQYQVPCALIIGQRKESTDRKTSLNQALRDHQVAV is encoded by the coding sequence ATGGAACTTCAGCAAATGATTGAGGCGGCCTGGGAAGACCGCTCGCTCTTACAAGATAAAGATGTAAAAATAGCGATAAAATCCACTATCGATGATTTGGATCGGGGCAAAAAGCGAGTAGCTGAGCCTCAGGGGGGCAAGTGGGTAGTTCATGATTGGATCAAGAAAGCGGTAATCCTATACTTTCCTCTTCAGAAAATGAAAACACTAGAGGTAGGCCCGTTTGAGTTTCACGATAAAATGAAACTCAAAACTGGGTACGAAAAACTCGGGGTGCGAGTAGTTCCTCACGCTATTGCCCGCTACGGTGCTCACTTGGCAAAGGGAGTGGTTATGATGCCTTCTTACGTCAATATCGGAGCTTACGTAGACTCAGGGACTATGGTAGACACTTGGGCTACGGTAGGGAGTTGTGCTCAGATCGGTAAAGATGTGCATTTGAGCGGTGGAGTAGGGGTGGGCGGAGTTCTCGAGCCGATACAAGCAGCCCCGGTAATTATTGAGGACCATGCATTTATCGGTTCTCGCTGTATTGTGGTAGAGGGAGTTCGTATTGGAAAAGAAGCGGTGCTAGGAGCCAATGTCACGCTAACGGCCAGTTCAAAAATTATTGATGTCACCCAAGATGCAGCTGTAACTTACCAAGGCGAAGTGCCACCGCGCTCGGTAGTCATCCCTGGCTCGTACACCAAAGAGTTTGCCGCCGGGCAATATCAGGTACCTTGTGCGTTAATTATCGGACAACGTAAAGAAAGTACTGACCGAAAAACTTCGTTAAATCAAGCATTACGCGATCACCAAGTAGCAGTGTAG